A section of the Mycolicibacterium anyangense genome encodes:
- a CDS encoding MmpS family transport accessory protein, whose amino-acid sequence MKAVPVVRGLKKVWIPLVLIVVLAVSGLVVSRLHKMFASQNLNAGAGAGIEIVQFNPKVLVYDVYGAPGTSAQISYFDPEANVHTITVPLPWSVTLSTTLPTVSASLMAQTDGDQIGCRVTVNGVVREEKSADGVNAQTYCLVKSA is encoded by the coding sequence ATGAAGGCGGTTCCGGTGGTCCGCGGCCTGAAGAAGGTGTGGATACCGCTTGTGTTGATCGTGGTGCTGGCGGTCTCAGGCCTTGTCGTGTCCCGACTGCACAAGATGTTCGCATCCCAGAACCTCAACGCCGGCGCAGGCGCGGGCATCGAGATCGTCCAGTTCAACCCGAAGGTGCTGGTTTACGACGTCTACGGCGCGCCGGGGACCAGCGCTCAGATCAGCTACTTCGATCCGGAGGCCAACGTGCACACGATCACCGTTCCACTGCCGTGGTCGGTCACCCTGTCGACCACTCTCCCCACCGTCAGCGCCAGCCTGATGGCACAGACCGACGGTGATCAGATCGGATGCCGAGTGACAGTCAATGGTGTTGTTCGCGAGGAGAAATCAGCCGATGGCGTCAACGCCCAGACCTACTGCCTGGTGAAGTCCGCATGA
- a CDS encoding MarR family winged helix-turn-helix transcriptional regulator — protein MGIQLTDSDVSECVGELLDHAIDLTARFLADRSELSTTAAYTLNRTDREGPIRLTTLAAREGISQPSMTQLIQRLERAGLVTRLPDPDDGRAALIDITDAGRMLLAERRRQRRHRLTSLLATLTPEEQCALWHSAQVALPILDKLAASAEGVANDCPGRATETE, from the coding sequence GTGGGTATCCAGCTAACCGACAGCGATGTCAGCGAATGCGTCGGGGAACTTCTGGATCACGCCATCGATCTGACCGCCCGATTCCTCGCCGACCGCTCCGAGCTGAGCACCACCGCGGCGTACACCTTGAACCGGACCGACCGTGAGGGCCCGATCAGGCTCACCACGCTGGCCGCCCGTGAAGGAATCAGCCAGCCCTCGATGACACAACTCATCCAGCGCCTCGAACGCGCCGGACTGGTGACTCGACTGCCCGACCCGGACGACGGCCGGGCGGCCCTCATCGATATCACCGACGCCGGACGGATGTTGCTGGCCGAGCGACGTCGGCAGCGCCGGCACCGGTTGACCTCGCTGCTTGCCACCCTGACCCCCGAGGAGCAATGCGCGCTGTGGCATTCCGCGCAGGTCGCCCTGCCGATCCTCGACAAGCTCGCCGCCAGCGCGGAGGGTGTTGCGAACGACTGCCCGGGCCGCGCGACGGAGACCGAGTAG
- a CDS encoding GNAT family N-acetyltransferase, with product MHAQLHTARLIHTSDLDHDTRRDAHLMVTEAFGGFAEFTDSDWEHALGGMHAVIVHRGALIAHAAVVQRQLLYQGTALRCGYVEGVAVREDWRGQGLGHALMDAIEQVIRGAYQLGALSASPAGEKIYRRRGWLPWQGPTSVLAPAGRTRTPDDDGSIFVLPVEVGMDPAAELSCDWRDGDVW from the coding sequence GTGCACGCGCAGCTCCACACCGCCCGGCTGATCCACACCAGCGATCTCGACCACGACACCCGCCGCGACGCCCACCTCATGGTGACCGAGGCGTTCGGCGGGTTCGCCGAGTTCACCGACTCCGATTGGGAGCACGCCCTAGGCGGTATGCACGCCGTGATCGTCCACCGCGGGGCGCTGATCGCGCACGCCGCCGTTGTCCAGCGTCAGCTGCTGTATCAAGGCACAGCGCTGCGGTGCGGTTATGTGGAGGGAGTCGCCGTCCGCGAGGACTGGCGGGGTCAGGGCCTGGGGCATGCGTTGATGGACGCGATCGAGCAGGTGATCCGCGGGGCCTACCAACTCGGCGCACTCAGCGCGAGCCCGGCCGGCGAGAAGATCTACCGTCGGCGGGGTTGGCTACCCTGGCAGGGCCCGACGTCGGTGCTGGCGCCGGCGGGTCGGACCCGCACCCCGGACGACGACGGATCGATCTTCGTCCTACCGGTGGAGGTCGGCATGGATCCGGCCGCCGAACTGTCCTGCGACTGGCGCGACGGGGATGTCTGGTGA
- a CDS encoding 5-oxoprolinase/urea amidolyase family protein has product MITLEILRTGPLALVQDLGRPGLAHMGVTRSGAADRRSHRLANRLVANPDDWATVEVMLGGFAARVHGGDLDIAVTGADTDPAVGGIPFGTNSIHHVRGGEVISLGAPHSGIRSYLAVRGGIAVEPVLGSRSYDMMSAIGPRPLQPGDVIPVGPHTDDYPELEQAPVAAIADDLLELGVVPGPREDWFTDADALVHTHWVASERSDRVGTRLIGTPLAHRWPQRQLPSEGATRGAIQVPPNGQPVILGPDHPVTGGYPVIGVVTDADADKVAQIRPGQKLRLHWTRPRIAAGTSAGW; this is encoded by the coding sequence GTGATCACCCTGGAGATTCTGCGGACCGGGCCGCTGGCGCTGGTGCAGGACCTCGGCCGGCCCGGCCTGGCGCATATGGGCGTCACCCGGTCCGGCGCGGCCGACCGGCGGTCACACCGGCTGGCCAACCGTCTGGTGGCCAACCCCGACGACTGGGCCACCGTCGAGGTGATGCTCGGCGGATTCGCTGCCCGAGTGCACGGCGGTGACCTCGACATCGCGGTCACCGGCGCCGACACCGATCCCGCCGTCGGTGGAATCCCGTTCGGAACCAATAGTATTCATCATGTCCGCGGTGGCGAAGTGATCTCGCTCGGCGCACCGCACTCCGGTATCCGGTCCTATCTCGCGGTGCGCGGCGGTATCGCCGTCGAGCCAGTACTCGGCTCCCGCAGTTACGACATGATGTCGGCGATCGGACCCCGGCCGCTGCAGCCGGGCGACGTGATCCCGGTGGGCCCGCACACCGACGACTACCCCGAGCTCGAGCAGGCGCCGGTGGCCGCGATCGCCGACGACCTGCTGGAGTTGGGCGTGGTGCCCGGCCCGCGTGAGGACTGGTTCACCGATGCCGACGCACTGGTACACACCCACTGGGTGGCCAGCGAGCGCAGCGACCGCGTCGGCACGCGGCTGATCGGGACACCGCTGGCGCACCGGTGGCCGCAGCGACAGCTGCCCAGTGAGGGCGCCACCCGCGGTGCCATCCAGGTACCGCCGAACGGACAGCCGGTCATCCTGGGACCCGATCACCCGGTGACAGGCGGCTACCCCGTGATCGGGGTCGTCACCGACGCCGATGCCGACAAGGTGGCCCAGATCCGGCCCGGTCAGAAGCTTCGTCTGCACTGGACGCGTCCGCGTATTGCCGCAGGAACGTCTGCGGGCTGGTAG
- a CDS encoding 5-oxoprolinase subunit B family protein has translation MSVVTDLMVSNTIRDYGDQGLLLECESADEVLALTDALQRERIPGVLDVVPGARTVLVKLDGARLQAATRRRLSALSVEDPADAAGHRTEVVIDVVYDGADLHDVARHTGLAVSAVIEAHTATPWRVGFGGFAPGFAYLIDGDPRLDVPRRSEPRTRVPAGSVGLAGEFSGIYPRQSPGGWQLIGHTDAVLWDIDRPVPALLLPGMSVRFRAV, from the coding sequence ATGAGTGTGGTGACAGATCTCATGGTGTCCAACACGATCCGCGATTACGGTGACCAGGGTCTGCTGCTCGAATGCGAGTCGGCAGATGAGGTGCTCGCGCTGACGGACGCGCTGCAGCGCGAGCGCATCCCCGGCGTCCTCGACGTCGTCCCGGGCGCCCGCACGGTACTGGTCAAACTGGATGGTGCCCGGCTACAGGCCGCCACCCGGCGCCGACTCAGCGCACTGAGCGTCGAGGACCCCGCCGACGCCGCGGGGCATCGCACCGAGGTGGTGATCGACGTCGTCTACGACGGCGCCGACCTCCACGACGTGGCCCGCCACACCGGACTGGCCGTCTCAGCCGTCATCGAGGCACACACCGCGACCCCCTGGCGGGTCGGATTCGGCGGATTCGCACCGGGTTTCGCCTACCTGATCGACGGTGACCCGCGCCTGGACGTGCCGCGCCGAAGTGAGCCGCGGACCAGGGTGCCCGCCGGTTCAGTCGGCCTGGCAGGAGAATTCAGCGGCATCTATCCGCGCCAGTCGCCGGGCGGGTGGCAGTTGATCGGGCACACCGATGCGGTGTTGTGGGATATCGACCGCCCGGTGCCTGCGCTGCTGCTACCCGGCATGTCGGTGCGGTTCCGGGCTGTCTGA
- a CDS encoding queuosine precursor transporter: MTSSQTDAARQDAPIPGFAQVGSRYYPILVAVFTALVIISNVTATKGVAFGPIITDGGFIVFPLTYVIGDVLSEVYGFKAARRAIILGFAMNGLAALAFWVTIYLPSADFYTNQEHFENIVHAYTQLIVAGLAGFIVGQTINAWTVVKIKERTKEKHLWARLVGSTFAGQLGDTLVFCSIAAGAIGITTFKDFATYTALGWLYKTAVEVVMLPVTYRVIAYIKRHEPTYTAMV, translated from the coding sequence GTGACAAGCAGCCAGACCGACGCAGCACGACAGGACGCCCCCATCCCGGGCTTCGCCCAGGTCGGCTCTCGCTATTATCCGATCCTCGTCGCCGTCTTCACCGCGCTGGTGATCATCTCGAACGTCACCGCGACCAAGGGGGTGGCGTTCGGCCCGATCATCACCGACGGCGGATTCATCGTCTTCCCGCTGACATACGTGATCGGTGACGTGCTGTCCGAGGTGTACGGCTTCAAGGCCGCGCGCCGCGCCATCATCCTGGGGTTCGCGATGAACGGCCTTGCGGCCCTGGCCTTCTGGGTGACGATCTACCTGCCGTCCGCCGACTTCTACACCAATCAAGAGCATTTCGAGAACATCGTCCACGCCTACACCCAGCTGATCGTGGCCGGGCTGGCCGGCTTCATCGTCGGCCAGACCATCAACGCCTGGACGGTTGTCAAGATCAAGGAACGCACCAAGGAAAAGCACCTGTGGGCGCGGCTGGTGGGTTCGACGTTCGCGGGTCAACTCGGTGACACCCTGGTGTTCTGCAGCATTGCCGCCGGCGCGATCGGCATCACCACCTTCAAGGACTTCGCCACCTACACCGCGCTGGGCTGGCTCTACAAGACCGCGGTCGAAGTGGTCATGCTGCCGGTCACCTACCGCGTGATCGCCTACATCAAGCGGCACGAGCCCACCTACACCGCGATGGTGTGA
- a CDS encoding ABC transporter substrate-binding protein, with translation MGTHWSRREFLGAAGAAGLLFATACSSKDAGDSTPTTVTVKHIFGETTLKAPPTRVVSAGLTEQDDLLAVGVVPVAVTTWFGDQPFGVWPWATPKLGTAQPVVLNLDNGIQVDEIARLKPDLIVAINAGLDADTYQKLTAIAPTIAQSDGDAFFEPWKDQAAAVATAVFKVETMRQLISGVDNRFADIAKANPGFKDKKAVLLAGSASAGTFTATLPGWRTDFLTTMGLKIPDTLSRFAVDDDRAAIPRDKLGDALDGADVLIWCTDSDADQAALLADPAVAALTATRQNRNVYTGKDLAGAIAFSSPLSYPLVADQLPALVARALG, from the coding sequence GTGGGCACGCACTGGAGCAGGCGTGAGTTCCTGGGAGCCGCCGGCGCGGCCGGGTTGCTCTTCGCGACGGCATGTTCGTCGAAGGACGCCGGGGACTCGACGCCGACAACGGTCACCGTCAAGCACATCTTCGGCGAAACCACGCTGAAGGCACCGCCCACCCGGGTGGTCAGTGCCGGACTCACCGAGCAGGATGATCTCCTGGCCGTCGGGGTGGTGCCGGTGGCCGTCACCACCTGGTTCGGCGATCAGCCGTTCGGCGTATGGCCCTGGGCGACCCCCAAGTTGGGTACCGCCCAGCCGGTTGTGCTCAACCTGGACAACGGAATTCAGGTCGACGAGATCGCCAGGCTCAAACCCGACCTGATCGTGGCCATCAACGCCGGCCTCGATGCCGACACCTACCAGAAGCTCACCGCCATCGCCCCCACCATTGCTCAGTCGGACGGCGACGCCTTCTTCGAACCGTGGAAGGATCAGGCCGCCGCGGTGGCCACGGCCGTGTTCAAGGTCGAGACGATGCGACAGCTGATCAGCGGCGTGGACAACAGGTTCGCCGACATCGCCAAGGCCAATCCCGGCTTCAAGGACAAGAAGGCGGTGCTGCTGGCGGGCAGTGCCTCGGCAGGGACCTTCACAGCGACGCTGCCCGGTTGGCGCACCGACTTCCTGACGACCATGGGTTTGAAGATCCCGGACACCCTGTCCCGCTTCGCCGTCGATGACGACCGGGCGGCGATCCCCCGGGACAAGCTCGGCGACGCCCTCGACGGGGCCGACGTGCTGATCTGGTGCACCGACAGCGACGCCGATCAAGCTGCTCTGCTGGCGGATCCCGCAGTGGCCGCGCTGACCGCCACCCGGCAGAACCGCAATGTCTACACCGGCAAGGACTTGGCCGGGGCCATCGCCTTCTCCTCGCCGCTGTCCTATCCCCTGGTGGCCGATCAGCTGCCGGCACTCGTCGCCCGCGCGCTGGGTTGA
- a CDS encoding acyl-CoA-like ligand-binding transcription factor: MSEAMRFPSLRERKKARTRETIRREAFRLFDERGYAETTVEHIAQAADISASTFFRYFPSKESVLLADDLSQVMLESLATQNLEMTPIAAFRQAVHDAYERMSADEWDTEKTRQRLIYSLPELQPALREEFNTLVQGVSEAMGRRLHRAPHELEIRTFAGAVVGAVVALGNRGPFSLDNVDQALSVLESGLRLD, from the coding sequence ATGTCGGAGGCTATGCGTTTCCCCAGCCTGAGGGAGCGGAAGAAGGCCAGGACGCGGGAGACCATCCGGCGCGAGGCATTCCGCCTGTTCGACGAGCGCGGTTACGCCGAGACCACCGTCGAGCACATTGCCCAGGCTGCCGACATCTCGGCCAGCACCTTCTTCCGGTATTTCCCGAGCAAAGAGTCGGTGCTACTGGCCGACGACCTGAGCCAGGTGATGCTGGAGTCGCTCGCCACCCAGAATCTGGAGATGACGCCGATCGCGGCGTTTCGACAGGCCGTCCACGATGCCTACGAGCGGATGTCTGCCGACGAATGGGACACCGAGAAGACGCGGCAACGGTTGATCTACTCACTGCCCGAACTGCAACCCGCACTGCGCGAGGAGTTCAACACCCTGGTGCAGGGAGTGTCCGAGGCCATGGGCCGGCGCCTGCACCGCGCGCCGCACGAACTGGAGATTCGCACCTTCGCCGGCGCCGTCGTCGGTGCGGTGGTGGCGCTGGGCAACCGGGGGCCCTTCTCACTGGACAACGTCGACCAGGCCCTCTCCGTCCTCGAGTCGGGACTTCGGCTGGATTGA
- a CDS encoding LysE/ArgO family amino acid transporter: MSSPLLVGFLTSMTLIAAIGAQNAFVLRQGIRGEHVLAVVSVCALSDLLLISAGIAGIGALITAHPQTVTIAKVGGAAFLLGYAALAARRALRPSALNASQDGPARLASVVLTCLALTFLNPHVYLDTVVLLGTIANQHTDSRWLFGVGAVSASVVWFVSLGFGARRLAGLFATPNTWRILDGLIAVTMSALAVSLIVG; the protein is encoded by the coding sequence GTGTCCTCACCCCTGCTCGTCGGATTTCTCACCTCGATGACGCTGATCGCGGCCATCGGTGCGCAGAACGCCTTCGTCCTGCGCCAGGGCATCCGGGGCGAGCACGTGCTGGCGGTCGTCAGCGTGTGCGCGCTATCCGATCTGCTGCTCATCTCCGCAGGCATCGCCGGGATCGGCGCACTCATCACCGCACACCCGCAGACCGTCACCATCGCCAAGGTGGGCGGTGCGGCGTTCCTACTCGGCTACGCCGCCCTGGCCGCCCGGCGGGCGTTGCGCCCGTCGGCCCTGAACGCCTCCCAGGACGGCCCGGCCCGACTGGCCTCGGTGGTGCTCACCTGCCTGGCCCTGACCTTCCTCAACCCGCACGTCTACCTGGATACCGTCGTGCTGCTGGGCACCATCGCCAACCAGCACACCGATAGCCGGTGGCTGTTCGGCGTGGGTGCGGTCAGTGCCAGCGTCGTCTGGTTCGTCAGCCTCGGCTTCGGTGCCCGACGGCTGGCGGGACTGTTCGCCACCCCGAACACCTGGCGCATTCTGGACGGGCTGATCGCCGTGACGATGAGCGCACTCGCGGTCTCGCTGATCGTCGGCTGA
- a CDS encoding LysR family transcriptional regulator ArgP encodes MVNVAIGGDQLAALAAVIDLGSFDAAAERLHVTPSAISQRIKSLEQRVGQVLVVRQKPCSVTDAGVPLLRLAAQIALLESEALRETGSGAQPTRAAIAVNADSMATWFTTVFTAVPEVLFDLRIEDQDHSARLLREGAVMGAVTTEHTPIGGCRVHPLGVMRYVPVATGAYIERYLPEGFTVQAVGLAPSLAWNRDDALQDMLVRKAFRRDIGRPVHYVPTAEGFAAAVRAGLGWGMFPERLAAPDIRSGSFELITDAHLDVPLFWQCWKLDTALVRNITGAVVAAAAEGLV; translated from the coding sequence ATCGTTAATGTGGCCATCGGCGGGGACCAACTGGCGGCGCTGGCCGCCGTCATCGATCTCGGCAGTTTCGATGCCGCCGCCGAGCGGTTGCATGTGACGCCGTCGGCGATCAGCCAGCGGATCAAGTCGCTCGAGCAACGCGTCGGCCAGGTCCTGGTGGTGCGGCAGAAGCCGTGTTCGGTCACCGATGCCGGAGTTCCGCTGCTGAGGCTTGCCGCGCAGATCGCGTTGCTGGAATCCGAGGCGCTGCGGGAAACCGGAAGTGGGGCCCAGCCAACGCGCGCGGCGATCGCGGTGAACGCCGACTCGATGGCCACCTGGTTCACCACGGTCTTCACCGCAGTGCCCGAGGTGCTGTTCGATCTGCGGATCGAGGACCAGGACCATTCGGCGCGCCTGCTGCGGGAGGGGGCGGTGATGGGCGCGGTGACCACCGAACACACCCCGATCGGCGGGTGCCGCGTCCATCCGCTCGGTGTGATGCGGTACGTCCCAGTGGCCACCGGCGCCTACATCGAGCGCTATCTGCCCGAAGGCTTCACCGTCCAGGCGGTGGGCCTGGCGCCGTCACTGGCCTGGAACCGGGACGACGCACTTCAGGACATGTTGGTGCGCAAGGCATTCCGGCGTGATATCGGCAGGCCCGTGCACTATGTACCCACTGCCGAGGGCTTCGCGGCCGCCGTGCGGGCCGGGCTCGGATGGGGAATGTTTCCCGAGCGACTCGCCGCCCCTGATATCAGGTCAGGTTCGTTCGAGCTGATAACCGATGCGCACCTTGATGTTCCGCTGTTCTGGCAGTGCTGGAAGCTCGACACTGCGTTGGTGCGCAACATCACCGGCGCTGTCGTGGCTGCAGCTGCCGAAGGGCTGGTGTGA
- a CDS encoding TetR/AcrR family transcriptional regulator: MTVDGRTYGGLTAEQRSRERRQRLLDAARALIAEVGVAALTVDLVCQRATLSKRYFYTEFATKDDLLDVCADDLYARLHQAMTEVVQTAPMEIRVSQSIRATLDILADPPDARLYMESPGFPRLRARQQQAVHEVTALMATSGLPFTGRPKPSIDRTLATRALVTATSELLIGWLQGDVDTDEGTLIATITATSLGAARNL, translated from the coding sequence ATGACAGTCGACGGGCGCACCTACGGCGGCCTGACCGCCGAGCAACGGTCGCGGGAACGCCGACAACGCCTGCTCGATGCGGCGCGGGCACTCATCGCCGAGGTCGGCGTGGCAGCTCTGACCGTCGACCTGGTCTGCCAGCGGGCCACCCTGAGCAAGCGCTACTTCTACACCGAGTTCGCCACCAAGGACGATCTACTCGATGTCTGCGCCGACGACCTCTACGCGCGATTGCACCAGGCGATGACCGAGGTTGTTCAGACAGCGCCGATGGAAATCCGGGTGAGCCAATCGATTCGGGCCACCCTGGACATCCTGGCGGACCCACCAGACGCGCGGTTGTACATGGAATCGCCCGGCTTCCCCCGGTTGCGCGCCCGCCAGCAGCAGGCCGTTCACGAGGTGACCGCACTGATGGCCACAAGCGGTCTGCCGTTCACCGGAAGGCCGAAACCGTCGATAGACCGCACCCTGGCGACGCGCGCATTGGTCACGGCCACCTCGGAACTGCTCATCGGATGGCTGCAGGGCGATGTCGACACCGACGAGGGCACGCTGATCGCGACGATCACGGCGACGTCACTGGGCGCAGCGCGAAACCTCTGA
- a CDS encoding cytochrome P450, with product MTTRIMDPAGRVLAEPAAYADEKRLHESLAQLRAHAPVSWVDVEGFDPFWGITKHADIMDIERQNDLFTNDPRAVLLPSALDAQMRADRAAGAGLATLIHIDDPHHRDLRKIGADWFKPSALRVLKARCDELAKRYVDLMVEKGPELDFAQEIAVNYPLYVILTLLGLPESDFPRMLKLTQELFGSEDSEFQRDVDQEALLATLMDFFAYFAALTASRRENPTDDLASAVANAKINGEPLSDMDTLSYYVIVASAGHDTTSAGIAGGLLELLRNPGELARLQGDLGLMGTAVEEMVRCSTPVRAFMRTAQADTEVRGVPITKGESVLLSYVSANRDEDVFVDPMRFDVGRDPNKHLSFGYGVHFCLGASLARMEMNSFFSELIPRIKTIELAGEPEIAASTFVGGVKHLPIRYSLR from the coding sequence ATGACCACTCGGATCATGGACCCGGCAGGGCGGGTGCTCGCCGAACCCGCGGCCTACGCCGACGAGAAGCGGCTGCACGAGTCGCTGGCCCAGCTGCGTGCGCACGCCCCGGTGTCGTGGGTGGATGTCGAGGGTTTCGACCCGTTCTGGGGGATCACCAAGCACGCCGACATCATGGACATCGAACGCCAGAACGACTTGTTCACCAACGATCCACGGGCCGTGCTGCTGCCATCGGCGCTGGATGCCCAGATGCGTGCCGACCGGGCAGCAGGCGCCGGGCTGGCTACCCTGATCCATATCGACGATCCGCACCACCGCGACCTCCGCAAGATCGGTGCGGACTGGTTCAAGCCGTCGGCGCTAAGGGTGCTCAAGGCGCGCTGCGACGAGTTGGCCAAGCGGTACGTCGACCTGATGGTGGAGAAGGGGCCCGAACTCGACTTCGCCCAGGAGATTGCGGTCAACTACCCGCTCTACGTGATCCTCACGCTGCTGGGCCTGCCGGAGTCCGACTTCCCCCGAATGCTCAAGCTCACGCAGGAACTGTTCGGCAGCGAGGACTCGGAATTCCAGCGCGATGTCGACCAGGAAGCGCTGCTGGCCACCCTGATGGACTTCTTCGCCTACTTCGCCGCACTGACGGCTTCGCGCCGCGAGAACCCGACCGACGATCTGGCCTCCGCGGTGGCCAACGCGAAGATCAACGGTGAGCCGCTCTCGGACATGGACACGCTGTCCTACTACGTCATCGTTGCCAGCGCAGGACACGACACCACCAGCGCGGGAATCGCGGGCGGCTTGCTCGAGCTGCTGCGAAATCCCGGCGAGCTGGCCCGGTTGCAGGGCGACCTCGGTCTGATGGGCACCGCGGTGGAAGAGATGGTGCGGTGTTCGACGCCGGTCCGGGCATTCATGCGGACCGCGCAGGCCGACACCGAGGTCCGCGGTGTGCCGATCACCAAGGGCGAATCGGTTCTGCTGTCCTATGTTTCAGCCAACCGCGATGAGGACGTGTTCGTCGATCCGATGCGCTTCGACGTCGGACGCGACCCGAACAAGCACCTGTCCTTCGGCTACGGGGTGCACTTCTGTCTCGGTGCCTCGCTGGCCCGGATGGAGATGAACAGCTTCTTCTCCGAGCTGATCCCGCGGATCAAGACCATCGAACTCGCCGGCGAGCCCGAGATCGCCGCCAGTACCTTCGTCGGTGGGGTCAAGCACCTGCCGATCAGGTACTCGCTGCGCTGA
- a CDS encoding MOSC domain-containing protein yields MKVLAIHLAPGTRLPVRAVDSVVAEAGTGLVGDRYHGARHRHVTIQSQEFLDHAAAELGYDFDPGATRRNITVDAGEIPTRPGARLRIGAVDLEVVRVAAPCRLLDDSVGPGAAAALRRRAGSVCRLLTSGTIRVGDPVEVDLPDG; encoded by the coding sequence GTGAAAGTGCTGGCGATCCATCTGGCACCGGGCACCCGGCTCCCGGTCCGTGCCGTCGATTCGGTGGTGGCCGAGGCGGGCACCGGACTGGTCGGCGACCGCTACCACGGCGCCCGGCACCGGCACGTGACGATTCAGTCCCAGGAGTTCCTCGACCACGCCGCGGCCGAGCTCGGCTACGACTTCGACCCCGGGGCCACGCGGCGCAACATCACCGTGGACGCCGGCGAGATTCCCACCAGGCCGGGCGCCCGGCTGCGGATCGGTGCCGTCGATCTGGAGGTGGTGCGGGTGGCGGCACCGTGCCGGCTGCTCGACGACAGCGTTGGCCCGGGTGCTGCCGCGGCGCTGCGCCGCCGGGCCGGCTCGGTCTGCCGGTTGCTGACCTCCGGGACGATCCGCGTCGGCGATCCCGTCGAGGTTGATCTACCCGACGGCTGA